The sequence below is a genomic window from Bernardetia sp..
TACCCTTTGCGACGGATAACTGTTTCAACAAATTTTACTTCATTTTCAGATTTGAAAATGTTGAAAGGAAAGTACAAAAATTCAAATTTTGAGAGATAAAGAACAAAAGCGTCTTCTCTTTTTTCTACCTTAATAACTCTATCCCACTTGATTTCTGAACCACGTTTGGCATCTATCATCATCATGATGCGTTTGCTATTGATGTCGTAGGCATATTTTTCAAAAAGTGGTTTTGACTTTTCGTGCATCGTAAGTCCTTTAAACTGAATGTACCAAAAAAGAAGATACAGACCAGACAATGTAATTGCTACGCCTAAGCCCCAACCCCACAAGCCAAAGGCAAG
It includes:
- a CDS encoding YcxB family protein, with amino-acid sequence MIVKTKKYKLDPDVYVKISFVNALKEWWWAWLIPPAIFLIFLAFGLWGWGLGVAITLSGLYLLFWYIQFKGLTMHEKSKPLFEKYAYDINSKRIMMMIDAKRGSEIKWDRVIKVEKREDAFVLYLSKFEFLYFPFNIFKSENEVKFVETVIRRKGYLNTEIKK